The following is a genomic window from Nymphaea colorata isolate Beijing-Zhang1983 chromosome 3, ASM883128v2, whole genome shotgun sequence.
CACAATAAGGTTTGCTAGAGTTTCTGCATCATTGGCATCCTGAATCCACCATAAAATTCATTCAAGATACAGTTGCAAAAATGCTGATTACATAACTGCTCTCTTGTGCAAGAAACACTGATTGGAATAACAACGATGCACAGAAGTATATAAAACGAACCTTGTTCAGAGCTTCAAGTAAAAGTTGCTCAGCCTCAATAAAACGCCCCATGTGCATGCAGCAGACAGCTTTTCCATTCAAGATTAAGCTTGTCACTTGATACTTCTCTGCAAAATCCTGATAGATCAGATACGCCTCCTGTATCTTTGAACCCCCCTGAAGTGCACATAAAGAAATGTCAAAAGTCTGCAGATAAAGGGTTTTAGGTGGGAACCATGTTCTAGATCAATAAATAGGCAACACAAGGAAGAACGCCATATCCAACTAAAACAAGCTAAAGCAGAAGTAGACAACCTACTCTAGTTGGACTTTCAAATTCAAGATCCAATATTATCCATATTTTGGAAGATGGCACAAACTGGTCCAGCTTCCAGGTCAGACATACGTACTGTTGAAAGCACATTGATAAACcccaaaatttaaaatagaattaggaatttaaaattgaaatatcTTCCTTGAAGAAATAGAACAACTAAATCCAAAAGAGTAGTGGAGTGACAAGATCTGTCCACGAAAAACAGTGGTGCACACATTGGTTCCAGAAATGCCAAGGTACTAACAAATTGGTGCGCTCACATAATTCCAGAAATGCCAaggtaataacaaaaaaacaatcttAGATGATCAAAACTAAGTCAGCGACTCAACAACGTCCTTGTTCAATATCACCAACCTTAGGCTTTAGCCAACACAAAATTAACAGAAAAGCCAACAAATGCACTTGTATTTACAAAGAGCCAAAAGATTTTACCACAGCTAAATTTAGCCATGCACTAGCAAGTTGTGTGAGTGTATGATCCTCATCGATCTGCTGCATAAGCTTTAATTGTTTCTCAGCATGGTCAGACCTATGCAGCTTAAGGTACAATTGAACGTTCAGAGCAAGCCTGTAAAAGAATAGCCTACTTCAAATTGAGGATCACAAATACCTTAGAAATGGACATTGACAGCGTGCAACATCAGAAAAGTATTCTGCAACAATGACTCTAGGCATAGGATATTATCAACACATTCAACCTCCTAATTTTGGAGTTGACAACAAAAATCTGGCTGAGTTGTTATTTTTTACTGATTGAAACAAATTCACCATCAATATATTCAGCCTTTCAATTTCAAAGTGAGCATAACAACGTGTCCACTTAATTGTGCAGACATAATGCCAGTACAAACAAACGCAACTATTGAAAATACAAAATGCTGACCCTGTCCAAAGGAACCAAAACATTGTCTGAAAGACTAATTCAGAATTCAAAGCTTCATATCCAGAAAAATTAAGAGCAGAACCGTTactattttctaaaattcaagcACTAATCAGAAATACATGCCAATGCAGATTTCCAGAATTCATGTAATATGCAATTAGGTAGTGAGTCAGTGACACAAGGAACAGAATAAGAGTGTCCCTACTAATTCAGtgattttgacttttttcaAATGACACAATGCAGATTTCTGGGAAATATActcctttgttatttttttaatgacgCTTTCCCCATTCACTTTACCAATGCAATCAGAAACTCTTGATAGTAGGCAAAAGCTTTGCTCACATGGGATTTCATAATTTTCTACCTGGTAAAGTTTCATTATTTGTTTTTACTAATTAAGCTaacttaaaaataaacaaactatGATTTGTAGTTACATTTATATGCTATCCccaactaaaaagtaaaaacatattCAGAAGCAAATTCTCATAATAATAACACAAAGATATTGTCACCATGTTCAGAAGCTTACGGATCAATTCCAAAAATGAAATGACCATGTACTTCTGCAAATCAATTGAACGTACTCCATTGTTCTTTTTATTGTCTCCATATCCGTGTGTCACCtaataaatttaaattatacATAATTGGAGACTAACATTCTGGCTTTACATAATCAGTAGTTTCTTGTAAAGCAAACGTTCCACCCCTTATATGTGAAGACTGGAGGGTTGACACTCAATTcaaaggaaaggagaagaataGTAAAAGCTGCACTATCACCACAACACAAACTGAATATTATGATGACCTCTGCTGTTAAAGTTGCAAGCACCCAGTCATGCCACGCATGGCGCTCATTACCTAGATTTAGGGGTCTAGGCAGTTAAACTACTTACTACCTAAACCATTGGCTGGGTGTGCTTAGGTGCTTGAAGCGCTGGTATTGTCCTTTGGGGGAAAAACCTAAAGTTCTCACCAAATTCTCCTCCGCCATCGTCCTGTATTaactttttggctttttgaaaTGActgttcatcttcctcttctttttctttttctttcacttaTTCCTTCTTTtactccttcttcttcttcttcttcttcttctcctcctcctcctcctgccaTTATCCTGTTTTTtggtcttttcctttttctttcttcttcttcaagttttctccttcatcttccttttttatgCTACTTCCTATACTTTTTCCtttatctacatatatatacattttttttccaattttcttcttcttctctccataGTCTCTATGTGACTCTACATGACTGTGCATGTCTATATAGGCGACTGTATGCAAGTTTGTATGTGACTGTACTATTTTAACGACCAACATGTGACTGTCTAACCACGTCTGTGTCCATATTTGTGACTGTGTGTGTGTCCGCTGCCTATATGTGACTATTATCTTAACTATCTTTATATGACAGCATGTTTGTCTTATTGTTGAATataattgtgttattttgttataAATTGACTTGTGGACTGTTTTTACTGAAAAATGGTTCAATTTGTTTGTTGAATGTAACACTTAGCGTAACACTTTATTAGTTCCTATCTCTTCTCTTTTGTACTGTTTACAGTGCCTGGTCTCGCTTATGGACACCTAGGCTCTACTCAATGCCTAGCCTCCACTTCAACTTTTAACAACATAGATGATGATGCTGATAACAGACCATGAATACTACCACAAAGTCCCCGGCTATGCAATGTAGGTGGAGGTACAtgcatttttaatatgaaaagcaaaaacagtttagataataaatataaattaccCATCACTAGACGTCAGCAAATATGCAAGTTTATCGTCTCATTTGACAACATCAAGCTTGAGTTGATATCAAATTTTATGTGCATAGGTGCAGCTGACTGCTTTGACAAAGATAATGACTGGACTTGGTGTTGACGCAGCATCCACACCTGAACTAGCACCTTGTGCAGGCGCAACAGGGGTTTGGCTACCTTCCTAAGATGTGCACGTTACTACATAGGTTGTTGACTTAGATGAGAAAGGACCTCTTGAAATTGTTAGGGAGATGCTGAATTATataatttcaattattttagaCTAGGCTTCAGTAAGTCATGTCTCTTTAGAAAGTATAAAAGTAgtactttataattttttcagcTTACTTAGTATGATTGTTATTGCATGCAAAAACTTGAAGGTTTGTTAAacttctatttcatttttttgcatgatgttatcgtctttttgaattttccACATCTTCTTTCTCACAGATTGTCTTTTTCTAATGATCTGTTGTTTGTTCTTGTGTCATATTATATGGTACCATGTCATATGGAAAACCGTATCAGTATATCACTATCACTAATCCCTCTCATAAGGTTTCCATCACCAGTTTCACAAATTGTTTCTAGTGTATTCAATAAAGTGCTTATGACTGTTAACAATTCAACTAAATTGTCACTCAGTTGCTAGTAAGATAAAAATCCATTTACAAAATATATTAGGTTTTTATGACggtaacaattaaaaaaaaaataattgatgcACAAAACAAGTCAAAGACTATGATCAATTGTCTTCACATAATTAAAATAGTTAAACTGCATAAAGCTGACAACACATTGGCATAATGATTCTATGACCGTGGAATTTTAGCTAGTTACCTGCTTCACTTAACAATTATGACTGCCTTTTCTCAACAATCAACATGATCAAAACACATTTCTTATGGCACAATGTCAAAGATGATAAAAGAAGAGGATGCGGAAAAtatcagaaagaaaacatatgAAAACAATTTCAAGTTTCTAGACCACATCAATAGTTAAAACACTTGTAAGGGAAGGAGGCTATGACACCTGGGATTATGGAGGAACTGAAGAAGGCAACTATGATGAAAAATGAGCAAATAACTATCCAGAAAGTTAAAATTTTCCCCTCCaaaaaaacatgcatatatTGTGCACTAAGTATTCTGGATAATATGCATAACACCACGGAAGAATCCTACGTTAATTAGGAGCAAAAATTGAGTTATTGTGTCCCTTTTCTATATGTGGTTTCAGTTGCAATTAATACCATTCAAATGGATAGTCTTAAACATAAAGAATGTTCACCAGAAGTTCTAATTTCTAAATGCACAATGTGTTATTGAACTGAGAAAGCTAAGCTTTTAAAAACTACACAGGCAGCGGATGCAAACATTAAACCAAAAGGTCAACTAAAAAAATAACGTCTTATGAAAGCTCTTCTACTGGTTTCCAATGAAGAggacatttttttaatcaatcttGTTATATAGTAGAAATAAGCCatcattgttaaaaaaaaatatcgctAGAATAATTCGGTTTTGAAACATAATATTGGTTAGGTTGGCAAAAATAGTAACTGGTGAATAATGGGTCACtttacacaaaaaaagaaaatatgaaagagaaaaatgatgacAGTACAAGTCCATGGTGCCTCCAGAGTGGGTATGCTTCAAGGCTTCATTGTAGTCTTGCTCATGCATATAAATAATCCCAGCAACCAATCGCAGAACAGGATTGTTTCCTATGGCAGAATCATCTAGCCACTCACGAAGGCTTGAAATTGCACTTTCCTGCAGGTGGTGAAACCATATTGTAAAAATCAAGAAGCTGAAAGCTCAAAAAGgagcaaaaaatttcaaacccaAGAGATGGAATTGAATCAAAGTACTATTGATGTGGTTCACATAATTGGAATGTCATAACTATATAGTCTAGGAATTCAATTTTCCACTGATGCCCATTGAGTTGGGAAATCCCATAAGACACTTGCCAGTTGGCCCCAATATCCTTTTTCTGGAAATATTGGATTCATGGATCAGGGTGCGCAAAATGCCCATCCT
Proteins encoded in this region:
- the LOC116251207 gene encoding coatomer subunit epsilon-1-like, translating into MTSPDNLFSLRNNFYLGAYQAAINNSDLRGLSEEESIERDCIVYRSYIAQGKLRLVTDEIDESAPTALQAVKLLALYLSGPQHKESAISSLREWLDDSAIGNNPVLRLVAGIIYMHEQDYNEALKHTHSGGTMDLLALNVQLYLKLHRSDHAEKQLKLMQQIDEDHTLTQLASAWLNLAVGGSKIQEAYLIYQDFAEKYQVTSLILNGKAVCCMHMGRFIEAEQLLLEALNKDANDAETLANLIVCCLHLGKSSTRYLSQLKLSHPDHTLVKRASAAEENFDRALQSVA